The proteins below are encoded in one region of Carettochelys insculpta isolate YL-2023 chromosome 14, ASM3395843v1, whole genome shotgun sequence:
- the CIAO2B gene encoding cytosolic iron-sulfur assembly component 2B, with protein sequence MVGPAAGGPSPLENANPLIYRRSGERPVTAREEDEEVHDSIDDREIFDLIRSINDPEHPLTLEELNVVEQVRVKVNDAESTAMVEFTPTIPHCSMATLIGLSIKVKLIRSLPERFKVDVHITPGTHVSEHAVNKQLADKERVAAALENSHLLEVVNQCLSARL encoded by the exons ATGGTGGGGCCGGCTGCGGGCGGGCCAAGCCCGCTGGAGAACGCGAACCCGCTGATCTACCGACGCTCGGGGGAGCGGCCCGTCACGGCGcgggaggaggacgaggaggtgCACGACTCCATCGACGACCGGGAGATCTTCG ATCTTATTCGTTCAATTAATGACCCAGAACATCCTCTTACTTTGGAAGAGCTGAACGTTGTTGAACAAGTTAGAGTTAAG GTGAATGACGCTGAAAGTACAGCAATGGTGGAGTTTACTCCCACAATTCCTCACTGCAGCATGGCAACATTAATTGGCCTATCAATAAAAGTAAAGTTAATCAGATCCTTACCTGAAAGGTTTAAG GTGGATGTTCACATAACACCAGGAACCCATGTTTCTGAGCACGCAG TTAATAAACAACTTGCTGACAAAGAACGAGTAGCAGCTGCTTTGGAGAATTCACATTTGCTGGAAGTGGTGAACCAGTGTTTATCTGCTCGATTGTAA